The Bacillus carboniphilus genome contains a region encoding:
- a CDS encoding divergent polysaccharide deacetylase family protein: MNLLLRILIVCFCLHFFYSSPIFAEEQKKEFAIVIDDLGNNMKGTEEMLKLPVSLTVAIMPFMPSTLKDAKTAHRYGHEVIIHMPMEPNSGKVSWLGPGAITTSLSDQEIRSRVRKAIDQVPHAVGMNHHMGSKATANKRVMRIVLEECKKNGLYYLDSKTTSKSVISEVASELGVPYLENKLFFDHLYTKSHITKQANLLEKRLQTEKDLVAIGHVGISGPVMVSVLKQFLPKYKKKATPVLLSELLPEHEFIDGNID; this comes from the coding sequence ATAAACTTGTTGCTACGAATTTTAATCGTTTGTTTTTGCCTACATTTTTTTTATTCAAGTCCAATCTTCGCAGAGGAACAAAAAAAAGAATTTGCCATTGTGATTGATGATTTAGGAAATAACATGAAAGGGACTGAGGAAATGCTGAAGTTACCAGTATCATTAACAGTCGCCATCATGCCATTTATGCCCTCTACTCTTAAAGATGCTAAAACAGCTCATCGGTACGGTCATGAAGTGATTATTCATATGCCAATGGAACCCAATTCAGGGAAAGTTAGCTGGTTAGGTCCTGGGGCGATTACAACAAGTTTAAGTGACCAAGAAATAAGATCCCGTGTGAGAAAAGCCATCGATCAAGTTCCACATGCAGTTGGGATGAATCATCATATGGGATCGAAAGCAACAGCTAATAAGCGTGTTATGAGAATCGTTTTGGAAGAATGTAAAAAAAATGGTCTCTATTATTTAGATAGCAAAACAACAAGCAAATCTGTTATTTCAGAAGTTGCCTCGGAACTAGGGGTTCCTTACTTGGAAAATAAGCTATTCTTTGATCATTTATATACAAAGAGCCACATTACGAAACAAGCGAATCTATTAGAGAAACGATTACAAACAGAGAAGGATTTGGTCGCTATTGGTCATGTTGGTATTTCTGGACCCGTCATGGTTTCTGTTTTAAAACAGTTCTTGCCAAAATACAAAAAAAAGGCAACACCTGTGTTATTGTCAGAACTTCTCCCAGAACATGAATTCATTGATGGGAATATAGATTAA
- a CDS encoding aspartyl-phosphate phosphatase Spo0E family protein yields the protein MDHNDNVQLEILMKREELFKIAERKGLTNEKTVKCSQELDEILNKCQFQNFTQFSML from the coding sequence ATGGATCATAACGACAATGTTCAATTAGAAATTTTAATGAAGCGAGAGGAACTATTTAAGATAGCTGAAAGAAAGGGATTAACAAATGAGAAGACAGTGAAATGCTCTCAAGAATTAGACGAAATATTAAATAAATGTCAATTTCAGAATTTTACGCAGTTTAGTATGTTGTAA